tgcctcactgCTCTGCACCACCACGCCCTTCACTCCCACAGTCCAGCCCAGACCGATCACCCAGCAGGTGGCACACCCTGTGCCTTCATGTCCTGTCTTCGTTGCCTGGAGCCCCACAGACCTCGGGGCTTCTCATCAGGCCTCAGGTATAGCCTCCTCTGAGAAGCTCTCCATGAAGCCCCTGGTAGGGGTTGGCATGCCAAGCCTCCCCAGCCCATGCTGCCACCTCCCAGCTTTGTCCCTCCCAGGACTGGCACCTCAGCTGGAGCAGGGACTAATTAGAGGCTTTTCTGTGTCCTGCAGCTGCGCAGGGTTACTGGACAGGGGTCATTGGGAGTGTCCTCCATGCCAGGCCAGGCTAAGCTGGTACCATCACCCCCCCAACAACCCTGCCAAGGGGGTACGGTTgtggtccccattttacagaagtgcaaacaggctgggggaggagaagggactgGCCCAAGTTCACTGTCGAGCGTGTGCGGGTGACTATGCTCACTGCCACCGCCTGCCCCCCACTCACCAATGCCCACCACGCAGACGTCAGCCCGCAAGACCTTGCTGCTCTTCAGCACGACCTCCTTCAGCTGCAGAGAGCAGGAGTGAGCAGCTCCCGGGCACAGGGAAAGGGACAGAAAGCGGCGGGGGTTGGAGAAGGGCCCACCTTTCCATCCTGGGCCCGCAGCTCGGACACCTCCGTCTGCATGTAGAACTTGACCCGGTTGCTCTCAAACATCTGCcaggtggatgggtgggtaggcAGGGGTGAGAGCCGGGGGGGGCAGGGCGGGTGCCCGGGGCGGTGGGTTCTGAGTGGGGTCTCACCTTCATGAGGGCACGACCAACGCGCTCCCCCAGAAACCTCCTGAAGGGCGTCTCCTCCAGCTCCACCACGGACACTGAGTGGGCCTTCTCAGTCAGGTAGGCAGCCACCTCCATCCCTGGGGCCAGGCGGGGAGGGCTGGCACCCTGCACTTCCCAGGGCCATTgctgccccaggcccagcccgCACCCCCAGCTGCTCACCCAAGAAGCCGGCTCCCACGACCACAGCGTTGCGGCCCCGGGCCAACCTCACCACACGGTTGGCGTCCTCGGGCGTCCGGATGGTGAACACATTCTCCACGTCTTTGCCTTTGCAGCTCAGGGTCTTAGGGCTGAGACACGGCAAGAGTCGGGGCGGGGCTCCCGGCACCCCGAGCCCTCCGCATACCGGCAGGGGCGTGGGGACCCCTCCCACCTGCTCCCGGGTGCCAGCAGCAGCTTGCTGTACTCCAGCTTGAAGCCATCCTTGAACACGGCCTTCTTGTTCCTCACGTCCACTGTGACCACCTGTGACCCCGCCGGGCAGAGCGAGGCCTCCGGGTCCCGCCCCACGCCCAGCTCCCACGAGGCCCTCTGCGAGGCTCTGCCACCTGGATGaaccttcctccctttcctggcAACCTCTCCTGACCCTTTAAGTTTCAGGCACCACCTCCCCCTCAAAGCCCTCCTAATGCTCCCAAGTCCCAGCCCTGAGCAGACGGTCCGTGGCCCCACACACTGGGGCCCATGACCCCCTAGGCCTGGAACACCCCTGGTGCCTGGGCAGCAGGGCCAGGAGGGCAGAGCATACCCATACTTCCAGGGGCCTCACGCCCTTCACGGTGCCCATGAAGCCTTCCCCAGGCCTGTTCCCCAGCATTGTCCATACCTGGGCCTCAGTGAGCACCTCGATGCCATGGGCTCGGAAGAACTCCTTGGGCCTCAGGGCCAGCTGCTCCAGCTGTGCATCCAGAGACTGCAGGAGACGCCGGCTTGAGACAGGACCCTGCACCCCCAGGCTCCCACCCCTCTGCAGGCCCGGCCCCACCTGGCCAGTGACCAGGTGGCCACTGACCCATTATAACCAAGATCCAGGGCCTCGGGGTCTTGGGGGCTGGCAGCCTCAGTCACACAGGAGCTACAGGACAGAGCTCGACAAACCAGATCTTTCAGGGGCACTGAAGATGGGCCTGGCACGAACAGAGAGGGCAGCTGGCCAGACCCCCAAGGGGCGGCAAGCAAGGGTCCCAGTGGACCTAACTGTGCCCAGTGGGACATGGCTCTGGCCCTGCCTGGCCCCGCTCACGCTCACCCACCTTGCTAAGCTTGGGCCGGTCATAGGGAAGGTGCCGGTCCAGAGTGCACAGGACGATCCTGTCTGAGAAGCCCTCCTGCCGCAGCGTCTCTGCACACACCAGACCAGCTGCGCCTGAGTGGAGGGGACAGTGGGTCAGgagccccccatcccccaccccaccctgcaccTCACAACCCACCACCAACCTGCGCCCACGATGAGCACGTTGGTGCTGCTGCTGTGGCCGGCGCTTGGAGAGATGCACGTGGCCATCACCTTGGTCCTTCGCTGTagctgcagggcctgggggtggCCAGCGAGTGGGGGGCAGCTGGAAGCTGGGGTCATTGCCAGGTTCCCTGTGCCCATCCCAGCAGGCCAGGTCCTGCTGCTCCAGTGCCACCTCATCCCCACCACAGCCCTTCACTCTGCTCCCCAGCCACACCCGCTAGGCTCCCTCCCACCACAGGGTCCATGCACATGCTGTTTTCTGGGCCCAGAGGCCCTTCTCACCTCTCTCTTTTGCCTGAGCCCCAAGCCCCCCCCTCACCTGCTTGCTGGCCCGGACGTACACCTTCTCCTTCTCAATCTTCACCTGCAAGGGCTGTGTTGTTCAGGGCTGGGCTTTGGGGTGCTCCAGACCCTGCACCCCCAGGCTCCCACCCCATTGCATGCCTGGCCCCACCTGGAACTTGTGCAGACTGTCCaggccagggaagtcctccaggtCTCCGGTGCTGATGTTGAAGCAGGCGCCATGCCAGGGGCAGCGCACCCGTCCACGGGACAGCACTCCTGGGAGGGGGCAGTGCTGGGCTGGGCCACCAGCAAGAGCTCCTCTCCAAGGACCCCTGTATCCAGCACCACTGGCCCTTCCCCACGGCCCAGGACACGCCACTAATAGACGGGGGCCTGGGGCCCAATGGAGCGGGGGCTGAGCTTCCCTTGTGATGGGGGAGCCGCCAAGCCCCTGTCGGGGAGGTCCCACCCTGCCCCCGTGGGCACCGACAGCTCACCTTTCACCAGGGGTGCACCATAGTGCGGACACTTGTGGCCCAGGGCATGGAACTCCCCGTTGTCTTTCACCAGCAACACCttcccccagcccagctccacTTCCCGcatcctgggaggggagggcctGCCCTCAGAGGTCAGAGGTTGGAGAGCAGCCCCAGACCAGCAGGAGCCACAGAGGTGGTGGCCCCGGATGGAGCCAGTCATGGGTCCCTTCCAGGCCTCCCAGCTGTCTTCCCACCTcagcctcccaccccctcccaggcccAGCACCCACTGGCCGTTCTCCAGGTCTTTGATGTGGCAGACAGCAGCCTCCAGGCAGTCCTGGGCAccagggtaggggtggggggcgggcaggcGTTCCTCTGCATGGAAATGGCGGGCTGTGCCGTTGCCCTGGTAGGCCCGGGGGCTGCCCTTCCCGCCGGCGGACAGCTCCTCCTTGCCCCGGTCCTTCTCTGGCAGCACCACCTCGATCTTGAGCTCCACTGTGGGTGAGCAGGGGGGATGGCGGTGAGCCCCTAGCCCGGCCCACCCCATGAGCTCTGAGTGCGGGTTCTCCCCGGGCCTCCAGAAAGCCATCTATCTGCACCACCAGCAAAAGGCAGAGCCAGGgtgcggggggggtggggggtgaggggggccCTGGGCGAGCTTAAATTGATTTCTGCGTGTTCTCTTTTCCCCTACCAGAATTAGTGAGGGGGCACAACAAAGTTTATTCAACCCTGAAGTGACCCTTTCTCCAGGAATCCATGTGGAGGTGAGAACTCAGTGCTGGAGCCTTGCTGACCTTGAGGGAGTGGCCCCCATAGAGGACTGCGTCATCCCTGAGGACTCAGGGGCACGTTTGGGGCCTGAGAAACAGTGTGTCCAAAGCTGGACGCAGCCCAGTGCATGGCCTGTGAATCTGGGTAACGGGGGAATCGAGGGTTCCAgagatttgaaattttttcaaaattaaaacaaaaaaagtgtatGCAGCATAATTGCAACTTTAGATAGCTGCTCTCGCCAGTTTGAGAATCCTTCATTATTTGCCAGGCGCTGGGGGCAGGGGCCTTGGGGGTGAACCCCAACTGGGTGGTGCATGCAGAGGGCACAGGGCCACCCTCACCAGTGGGGCCTCCTCTGGGGGGAGTTAGTGAgattatcattttcttctttatacttctcCGCATTTTCCAAATTCCCTACCACGTGCCTGGGGTATTTTTCTAATTAGAAGGGAACAATAAACAGAATTTTTAGCAGTGATAATCCGGCCTCCTGGGCTGCTGCTGCAAGGAGCGTGGAAGCTGAGCCGGGGGCACAGCGTGGGCCAGGGCCGAGGCCTGGGCAGGAGACCCCCTCCCAACTCCCGAGGCCCCTGAgcctccaggcccctcccccacAGACCTGACCCTCCAGAAACAAAGAACCCGGCTCACAGCTCCGGGCCTTAGCCCCTGCAGTTCCCTTGGCCTGGGCTGCTGTCCTGCCCTTCCCGGCTGGGGCTGGGCTCACGCCTGCccatcctctcccccagcctGGTCTGGCCCCTCATCCTTCCTGTCctagcccccctccccccaccgccgcCTCCCCTAAGGCTCAGGCAGCAAGAGACAGGGCTGAAGGTGGCTCCCTGATTCCAGCTGGGCAGGAAGGGCCCAGGAACACATCACGCTGAGGCTGTTGTGTCAGGTGGGGGGTTATGGGtggggtgggttttttccttcattttccacACTTTATGTAATGGTGTTAGAATGTTTTCAGAAGAATTAGAGAGACAGCTCACAGGAGCAGCCTGGCAGGGGCCCAGAGGACAGCCAAGCCAGGCTGTTTTCATCCTCTACCTCCTTCCAGAAGGCCCTGAGGTGCTCGCTGGTGTAGTCTAATGGGGGAAGACGTCAGGTCAGGAGCCTCAGGAGCTGTGGTGGATCCTTTAGACCCTTTCGGCAGACACCTTCATTATAAAATGGAGAGAACAGTGCCTACCTCTTCTGGGACAGTGGAtactgaaggaaataataaatgtaactcagagtagatgctcaataggTGAAGTTGGGTAGCTGTGTTTTATTGGTTAGCTCCGAGCCTCCTGGCTGCCATGACAAAGAGGGAAAGCCTTTAGGTAGCACCAGTGGCCTAATAAAAGGCAGGTGACCAGATGCCAAGAGACCTGCACTACCTCCTAGTTCTGAGCTTACAAAGGACTGGCCTGGAACACTTCCTGAGGAACATGGGGCCCCTGGAGCACAGGGCACACAGAGGGGGCTCAGGAAGACTGTTCTAACATGCTCTAAGCCACAGGAGCCAGTGAGGTGGAAAGTGAGGAATTTGCAGAAGCCTCTTCTGCTCGTTCTGGTCTCCCTGTGGTCCCTCCTGACTCTCACTGAACTGTCATGGCCAGAACGCTCTCACTCCCACACGATGATATTCCCcaagcctcaccccagacctgccACCATGGGCACCGGGGGCCCAAGCTCCTGCTCTCCTGCCACAGCCCACAGGAAGCCCAGCCCCCCAGAGAGGGGATAACACCCTGTAAGTGCCTCCTACGTGCCAGGCCCATGCCAAGCACACTAGCCTGCACAGGGGCACAACTGTTAGTCCCATTTCACATATGAGtacacagaggctcagagaggtgaagtcacctgcccaaggccaAATAGCCAGGAACAGGCAGGGCTGGATTTGGGCTCAAGAGCCCAAATTCTTAGCACTGTCCCTGGTGTGATAGGAGTGACCAGCCCTATACCAGGGGTCCTGGGGCCGGGGGTCCTGGGGCTTGGGGTCTGAGGCAGACCAGCCCTTTGGGGTCCTTTAAAGGAACCTACAGGTGGCATCTTCTGCCAGGGCCTCCTGTCAGCTCTGCAGTCCTACAGGAGCCTGATATGGGGCAGCCAGCATCCTCCTGTCTGCTTCTGATGGGAGAGAGTTGGGGTCAAGACAAGGGACATCATTTGCCCTAGGGCTGGGTGTCCGCAGCATGGGAGTCATGGGGCAGGCGCAGGTGGGTCCCTCTGCCTGGCAGGGCATCGCAGGTCTCCTGTTGCCTGCAAGttctccctcagacccaggaaaaggagaaaaggctcATGGGCTCCAAGGTAATGGAGCTGATGGGTATCAGGTAAGGGGAGCTGGGGCGAGCTGGCCAGCGATCCCTGGGTGCACTACAGAGGCCTCTctcagccttggtttcttcatctgggtCAGGCCTGCACACCCCTGCCTTCCGGGTGTcgtgaggagggaagagggaaagtgggggctggagggagagccAGCACACAAGGGTCTCCGTGGAGAGCAGACCTAGGCATCCCCCAGCACCCTGcccgccccccagccctgggctgggactGCTTGGGCCAGCCAGGGTGGGGATTTCCTCTACAAATGGGGAAGTGTGTCCAGAGAGGCCCAGGAGgcggcccaaggtcacatggggtCAGAAGAGGTGAAAAGGGCTAGGACATGTCCACTCCACCTCATAGCAATTTTGAGAGGTCAGGCTTATTTTTTAGGGGTAGaaggtgaggctcagaggggtatCTTGCATGCCTTTGGTCATGCAGTGGCTGAGGATGTCCCCGGAGCCCCCTTCCCCAGCGCTGAGGGAGATGCTCCTCTTTCCGACCCAGCAGCAGGAGgaaccctcccttcccctttccgaGAAAGATTCCGCTGTTATTCCCACCACCAGCACCCTAAGCCCCAAATAAAGAGGGCTCCAGCCCCCCCCACTCCTGCCCACAGCGTTAACATTCGGCTGCAGCCCAGCCTGACCTACTTCGGAggccgggggaggggcaggaggaaggtggcaggaagagggagggagggagccagcgacagagggagggggaagggaaagggtgAGAAGAGAGGAGGTACCTGGCTTGGGCTTGGAGAAGCAGCCACCCATGGTGAGTGGCCCGAAgatgggtggggggcaggcacaCAGGCGGCTGGCTGTGGAAGGCCTAGGGTGCCCCCTGGGGGGCTGGACCCCCCAAGACCCTT
This genomic interval from Phocoena phocoena chromosome 13, mPhoPho1.1, whole genome shotgun sequence contains the following:
- the AIFM3 gene encoding apoptosis-inducing factor 3 isoform X2, giving the protein MGGCFSKPKPVELKIEVVLPEKDRGKEELSAGGKGSPRAYQGNGTARHFHAEERLPAPHPYPGAQDCLEAAVCHIKDLENGQMREVELGWGKVLLVKDNGEFHALGHKCPHYGAPLVKGVLSRGRVRCPWHGACFNISTGDLEDFPGLDSLHKFQVKIEKEKVYVRASKQALQLQRRTKVMATCISPSAGHSSSTNVLIVGAGAAGLVCAETLRQEGFSDRIVLCTLDRHLPYDRPKLSKSLDAQLEQLALRPKEFFRAHGIEVLTEAQVVTVDVRNKKAVFKDGFKLEYSKLLLAPGSSPKTLSCKGKDVENVFTIRTPEDANRVVRLARGRNAVVVGAGFLGMEVAAYLTEKAHSVSVVELEETPFRRFLGERVGRALMKMFESNRVKFYMQTEVSELRAQDGKLKEVVLKSSKVLRADVCVVGIGAVPATGFLRQSGIGLDSRGFIPVNKMMQTNVPGVFAAGDAVTFPLAWRNNRKVNIPHWQMAHAQGRVAAQNMLAQEAEISTVPYLWTAMFSKSLRYAGYGEGFDDVIIQGDLDELKFVAFYTKGDEVISVASMNYDPIVSKVAEVLASGRTIRKREVELFVLHSKTGDMSWLTGKGS
- the AIFM3 gene encoding apoptosis-inducing factor 3 isoform X3, producing the protein MGGCFSKPKPVELKIEVVLPEKDRGKEELSAGGKGSPRAYQGNGTARHFHAEERLPAPHPYPGAQDCLEAAVCHIKDLENGQMREVELGWGKVLLVKDNGEFHALGHKCPHYGAPLVKGVLSRGRVRCPWHGACFNISTGDLEDFPGLDSLHKFQVKIEKEKVYVRASKQALQLQRRTKVMATCISPSAGHSSSTNVLIVGAGAAGLVCAETLRQEGFSDRIVLCTLDRHLPYDRPKLSKSLDAQLEQLALRPKEFFRAHGIEVLTEAQVVTVDVRNKKAVFKDGFKLEYSKLLLAPGSSPKTLSCKGKDVENVFTIRTPEDANRVVRLARGRNAVVVGAGFLGMEVAAYLTEKAHSVSVVELEETPFRRFLGERVGRALMKMFESNRVKFYMQTEVSELRAQDGKLKEVVLKSSKVLRADVCVVGIGAVPATGFLRQSGIGLDSRGFIPVNKMMQTNVPGVFAAGDAVTFPLAWRNNRKVNIPHWQMAHAQGRVAAQNMLAQEAEISTVPYLWTAMFSKSLRYAGYGEGFDDVIIQGDLDELKFVAFYTKGDEVISVASMNYDPIVSKVAEVLASGRTIRKREVETGDMSWLTGKGS
- the AIFM3 gene encoding apoptosis-inducing factor 3 isoform X1, coding for MGGCFSKPKPGAHRHPPCSPTVELKIEVVLPEKDRGKEELSAGGKGSPRAYQGNGTARHFHAEERLPAPHPYPGAQDCLEAAVCHIKDLENGQMREVELGWGKVLLVKDNGEFHALGHKCPHYGAPLVKGVLSRGRVRCPWHGACFNISTGDLEDFPGLDSLHKFQVKIEKEKVYVRASKQALQLQRRTKVMATCISPSAGHSSSTNVLIVGAGAAGLVCAETLRQEGFSDRIVLCTLDRHLPYDRPKLSKSLDAQLEQLALRPKEFFRAHGIEVLTEAQVVTVDVRNKKAVFKDGFKLEYSKLLLAPGSSPKTLSCKGKDVENVFTIRTPEDANRVVRLARGRNAVVVGAGFLGMEVAAYLTEKAHSVSVVELEETPFRRFLGERVGRALMKMFESNRVKFYMQTEVSELRAQDGKLKEVVLKSSKVLRADVCVVGIGAVPATGFLRQSGIGLDSRGFIPVNKMMQTNVPGVFAAGDAVTFPLAWRNNRKVNIPHWQMAHAQGRVAAQNMLAQEAEISTVPYLWTAMFSKSLRYAGYGEGFDDVIIQGDLDELKFVAFYTKGDEVISVASMNYDPIVSKVAEVLASGRTIRKREVETGDMSWLTGKGS